The Glycine soja cultivar W05 chromosome 4, ASM419377v2, whole genome shotgun sequence genomic sequence taaaacACACAAGGATTGGGATTTCCCACGAAAAGTTGATCCCTTTATAACACCACCAAATTGGCTTAGCAGCAAATGTGTTACCTCAATACTGCAGAAGTGACCCAGTTAAATGCATTCTGTTCATAGCCGAAGTTTTTAACGGATTAATCACTGTGCAATCGTTGACAACAGGGCCTTCCAGTCCACTTCTGCAACAGTCTTCCAAAAAAGGACGAAGTGGTGACTTTGGTTGATGAGGATGGGATTGAGTATTCGACAATATATTTGgcaggaaaaacaggacttagTGGTGGATGGAGAGGTTTTGCAATTGCTCATGACCTAACTGATGGGGAcgctttaatttttcaattaattaagcgCACCACATTCAAGGTGATTAAATATTGATCATATATGCTCATTCATGCCCTTATGTTTAAAACCTTcatcatatttttcaattatgtaAATGTGACTGGTATTTATGTTTgttaaatagattaaaaaaatggtgaTGCGTCTAATAATCGAGTCCTTGACCCTTTTCCGTTGTTACCTGATCCTTTTTGAGCTATTTTCTGCAACTTTAATTCATGAGTTGAGCTTCTTCTGGTGCCACAgttgtgttgtttgaatttgaattcacTAATGACCCATACTACGGTTGCTAATATTTCCTTTCAGGTGTACATTGTTAGAGCAGATTGTCCTCCAGAGGATAAACAGCTTGAGTGAATTGCAATTGGAGGTTGGAATCGGTAAAATTAATCTAGGTATATTATGTCTTCATACACATAATCAATCATAAGTTACATCCAGAATGAACATAACCCCTTTAATTGAACTGTGAATCCGGATGCAGTAACAACTTGAGGCACTTCTGATGTATACGATCGTCAAATGTAGGTTTGTTAGTCCTCGGGCTTTTGGACATCAATAATGGTGATTTGATAATAAGTCTATGAAAAATTAAGCAACAACTCTGTAATGTTAGAAAGGAGATGTACTTGGAGACGTATAATGACAGATTGCATAAGAAAAGACGTACAGGGAAAGAATAGAAAACAATGATTCTTTTTTGAGTTCAGGATGAGAGAATTGGCAAAGCCAATTTGGTGCATTGTTGGCTTCTACGATAATAGGCATGCTAGAATTAGTATTGTCAGAAATTATATGCAGCATCCATTGCTTAAGTCAAGATCTCATACATTTAACAAGATGTCTAGAATGGACTAATGTTGTATAGAAATTATGTGTATTGGAGAAACTAATGGCGTTAGGTTCTGAAAGAGATCACTGCCTATGAATAATACACAGGGCCAGAACACCTCAGCAAGGCTTACTATGATACTTGAAAACATTAAGATTGAAATCGGTTTAGTTTTTTAACCACATACAATACTTGAAAACATTAAGATTGTAAGCGGTGTAGTTTTCaaccaaaattattttcttaaataggGTTTATTGCAAAAGTGAACATGTTGTAATCGTATATTGAGTTTTAGTTGCTTCTGACAGGTTAGGGGCTAGGTTAGGCACGCTAAATTCCAACTTTCCTATCACATTCTGTCCGGTGGTTGCAATCATagtcatatatatttaaaaaaattgtatgtcgTTTTAAAGAGACATGTGGGTCTTGTGCTAGTGTCAAAGGGATTGTTATAGATGGTTCCATTTTTGTCTACAATCAACGTTGTTGGTATTTGAGTCTTGAAGCAGTGAAAGTTttcttctgtttcagttttaaattcaattatttgcTCCTGGGATACTGCCAGAGTAGCATTTGAGTGGAGCTTTATTTAGGTTCTCTCTAATgaatacattatttatttaatcttttgcAGGTTCTCTTATGTGGTGGAAGTGGAAGGTCTTGGGATCAGTTTTTGGTCAAGTTTTTAAAGACTTGTAGTTTGGCTGACTAATGAAGTCTAACTTGTGTTAATATATACTAGTAAATGAATAGAATCATCCCATGACGGACTTTGTTGAATCTTACGCTCCATTGttcaatatgtaatttttatacTTCTTTTTAAAGCAGCGTTTGATGTTTTGTTGGGGAAACGGTTGGGATCAAATGTGTGCAGGAGCGTGGTAAATGGTGTGAACTTGTTACTCTAACAAATAGCTGGCCTTGCCTCAATTCCTGGCAAAACCAGGACCACAATGGCAGAAATTAGTCTTGTCGCACATGTGGCGATGCGCAAACATCTTACAATCATGTTTTTACTCTAAACTTAATACAGGGGttgtttatcttttattatcAAAGTTccatttcaattcttttttttttttgctgaattaaagttccatttcatattttaacaaatgaaacatttttacctctataatttttatcatatgttcgttaaaaactatttatttattggatgttattaaaatatttcatcaTTCAAATTATTTCATAGTCATAAATTCTTTCTTATTTTgtgaagataaaaaatttcatcGAATATAGGAAAGG encodes the following:
- the LOC114408307 gene encoding B3 domain-containing protein Os06g0194400-like produces the protein MVSEEVTMRILRGEEGRVGKDREKEAVPDGHVTTYDKHRDYANRVYASDEGLPVHFCNSLPKKDEVVTLVDEDGIEYSTIYLAGKTGLSGGWRGFAIAHDLTDGDALIFQLIKRTTFKVYIVRADCPPEDKQLE